AAGTTGGGTCacctattttggaacggagggagtacaagtcTTTGTAgatatttcaatatgaactatatatggaacaaaatgagtgaatcatattctaaaatacgtctatatacatccgtatgtagtcccTACAGAAATCTCTAAAAAGGGAGTAAGAAAGTTCAAGGAGTTTGTCTGTTTACTGATGTCGTTCAATCCAGCAAAGTTTGGAGTGTACATCTCAAAAGGAAAAAGTTTGGTCATCTGAAGTCCAAACTTGTGAAGCCTTGATGGCCAGGTTCCAGCCAACGTGCTGAATCTCCTACACTCCAGACGCTCATGAATTTGCTGAGTATGTACATGAGATTTACTGAAACATCAGTCGGTGCGATGCAACTAAGCAACAGTACATGGAATTTACTGAAACATCTCTGTCCCTACTCCTCGGCAGCAAGAGTTTCAAGTATTTTGATTATTATTACTCCAATTTGGTACCCCCACATCATTTCTATCTTTCAGAACGTATAAGATGGAAACACAATTGGCCTCCAATTTGATTCTTCCAGGTTCCTGCTGCTTGAAGGAAACACAATCGGCCTCAACATGGTGGCCCTGTTAATAGGGCGATAATTAACTGAGAACTGAAAGATAACATTTGGGATAAGAAGTGTAACATGACTGGATGAAGTTGAGCACCATGCTTCAGTAGGCCAAGAACACATGGGGCAATTTTCAGATCCACACCAAATGTTTCCGAGGCAAAGACAGGTGACAAAGATTCACAAGACTCATTTCAGCCATTGATTCACAAGAGAATTAAGATTTAAAGGATTGCATCTTTCTTTAGCCATTCCCAGAAAGTAAATCACAGACACAATGCCATGCCGGCCTTGCTCATCGAGATCCGATGAAAGGGCCACTACACTACAGACTACCAGCTTGCACTTCCAGACGAAGCACTACACTACATACAAGATCCAACCAAACGAGAGCCATGGAACTAGGCAACACGACACGGCCCCTCGGCGTAGCAGGCTAGGCTACTCCTTGGTGGCGGCGGTCATCTTCTTGGGGGACTTGGCGgtggtcttcttcttgggcgaCTTGGTGGCCTCCttctcggcggcggcggccgacttCTTGGGGAGCAGCACGGGGTTGATGTTGGGGATCACGCCGCCGTGGGCGATGGTGACGCCGGCCAGCAGCCTGCCGAGCTCCTGGTCGTTGCGGACGGCGAGAAGCAGGTGCCGCGGCACGATGCGGGTCTTCTTGTTGTCCTTGGCCGCGTTGCCAGCCAGCTCCAGGACCTGCGATTTCCAGCGCCGAACGAAATCGGTTATCTGTCGAACACAAGAACAGAGCAGAAACAGACGCTCGGGGGCAGGAAAGATCTGTGCGTACCTCGGCGGCGAGGTACTCGAGGACGGCGGCGAGGTAGACGGGGGCGCCGGAGCCGACGCGCTGCGCGTAGCGGCCCTTCTTGAGGAAGCGCCCGATGCGGCCGACGGGGAACTGGAGCCCGGCCTTGACGGACCGGGTCACCGCCTTCTTCCTCTCGCCGCCCTTCCTCCCGGCCATCTCGCTTGCTTGCTTGTTCCTCCGGCGAACTGGAAACCACTCGGGATGCGGGGGAGCTCTCGGGTGCTGCTGGATCGGAGAATGCTCTGAGTCTGTGGGTTGGGACGGCGGCGAGGGCGCGGGTTTTATATTGGGCGCGGGGAGCGTCGCgggcgggggggagggggggcgaTCCGTGGGAGCGTCCAATCGACGAATCAGAGCGCAGAGGTTTTTCGTCCTCGGTTGGCGCGTCTTTTTTCGTTCCTTCGTTTCGTTTCCGCGTGCGGGGATCGAAATTTGAATCGAGGAGCCGCGCAAAAACACTTTATAGTAACTTTTTCTCTCTGTTTTTATTAATTAAAGAAGGCAAATTTGTCGTTCCCTAAAAGAGGAAAAATTATTAAAGTATATCAAGCTAATACGGTTCGGTTTTTGCTATATCTCTTGTGCCTGAAATGTTTCCTCGCGTCAGCCAATTTCAGCTTTGCACGAGACCGAATGTGGGGGCGACGTGAGGAGCAGCAGCGACGAGCGTCGGCCACGCCGGATCCAGGGACGACACTGCGAGCGACAACGAGTTGTGTCCCACTTGGAGGTGAGGAAGAAACTTCACCGAGGGGTGGGGTACACCAACTGTCCTGGAAGTCGTCCCAGCTTCAATAGACGCCGAAGGGTTGACTGGAAATTGCTGATGAGCCCCCAATTGAGCCGCCAATTCCGCCTCACGACGGGCCCTAGCCTGATCCACAAGGGCGTGAGCATTGTTTG
Above is a genomic segment from Triticum urartu cultivar G1812 unplaced genomic scaffold, Tu2.1 TuUngrouped_contig_542, whole genome shotgun sequence containing:
- the LOC125529196 gene encoding protein H2A.6-like, with protein sequence MAGRKGGERKKAVTRSVKAGLQFPVGRIGRFLKKGRYAQRVGSGAPVYLAAVLEYLAAEVLELAGNAAKDNKKTRIVPRHLLLAVRNDQELGRLLAGVTIAHGGVIPNINPVLLPKKSAAAAEKEATKSPKKKTTAKSPKKMTAATKE